In a genomic window of Amblyomma americanum isolate KBUSLIRL-KWMA chromosome 4, ASM5285725v1, whole genome shotgun sequence:
- the LOC144129669 gene encoding uncharacterized protein LOC144129669 — translation MGRPRQSASMDGAHADVPVAATLKARDQRRPLQDDQVTCDVRVKASLATWSLNSWIKVLVLPKIITIALATLDFLRVAKWMQFKRSKFWRTSSRRHQVANLYLPLNSSCPSTGCKKYRAHIEPSTNWHQNSYRISSQSLYDGWKQLHSVLTEDMMYNHALVYVAEKASEYVRFSHTAANTTWRVRQRVPSLITSWMQFTNSLRDLKTFIFEHHLSCSIISIRYFFGTLHHFSKNWNHSLWFQVTLDLAPYRGGTGVPLPEIGRSAAFRAWIVLMHVITDQGRGAPPSHHCKNNARCVPGLIGFTQSQAVELAAAIQEMDWLTLEMLENNMADRKQKSAVHVFAESVTFGILTGHGIPHFTEYFHFKLLFYANNELHISNLGLLRVAGYLPRRSTATREALTLTLGLFMVTKLGWMVDQESDGGTLFTVVPSWSSSIFCCCLIQVQNSTRTASSSLFLENQVNKARARNGPDILANAGICQRIAVIYLMATKRTAQWSTESCLESVFTQSSTESSFFFSWKTLLLVESWRQHHNLSFLKPTPVLVHMWIVQGAFTASDEYSLLPLYSCGQPSEFNYDDTPRQVTDETARGPFYEPHHYQQHACRDTYVSDSTKAGTTKSLPERSLTMSTRSCYWRYENLRTEREVTPYRCSFQRVEPCGRQALLLENGGLRTTGSSSRERSLADDRFFLQRMEPCGQHALLPENGGLRTTDSSFRERSLGEYRLFFQRAEPCRRQALPENRALRMIGSSSRERSLADERLFLRAEPCGRQALLPKNGALRMTGSSSREQSLADDRLFLRASLAADRLFQRMEPCG, via the exons ATGGGGCGCCCACGACAGTCCGCATCCATGGACGGAGCCCATGCAGATGTGCCAGTGGCTGCGACACTGAAGGCGCGGGATCAACGGCGACCGCTGCAAGATGACCAG GTTACCTGTGACGTTCGAGTTAAGGCTTCTCTGGCGACTTGGAGCTTGAACTCATGGATCAAGGTTTTGGTACTCCCAAAAATTATTACCATTGCCCTTGCGACGCTCGACTTCTTGAGGGTGGCGAAGTGGATGCAATTCAAGCGCAGTAAATTTTGGCGCACAAGCTCACGTCGACACCAAGTAGCCAACCTGTATTTACCGCTAAACTCCAGCTGTCCCAGTACAGGGTGCAAGAAGTACCGGGCTCACATCGAACCTTCCACCAATTGGCATCAAAACTCCTACAGAATTTCCTCTCAGTCTCTGTATGACGGCTGGAAACAGCTCCACAGTGTACTCACAGAGGACATGATGTACAACCATGCTCTCGTCTATGTCGCCGAGAAGGCTTCTGAATATGTCAGATTTAGTCATACTGCAGCAAACACGACATGGCGTGTCCGACAAAGAGTACCCTCTTTGATTACGTCCTGGATGCAATTTACTAACAGCCTAAGGGACCTGAAAACCTTCATATTCGAACACCACCTCTCATGCTCTATTATATCCATCAGGTACTTTTTCGGGACATTGCATCACTTCTCCAAAAATTGGAACCACAGCTTGTGGTTCCAGGTGACCTTAGATCTGGCACCTTACAGAGGCGGGACGGGAGTTCCTCTGCCGGAGATCGGAAGGAGCGCCGCATTTCGCGCCTGGATAGTTTTGATGCATGTGATCACGGACCAAGGAAGAGGCGCTCCGCCTTCGCATCACTGCAAGAACAACGCTCGTTGTGTGCCGGGCCTTATAGGCTTTACCCAGTCGCAAGCCGTGGAACTCGCCGCTGCTATCCAGGAGATGGATTGGCTGACGCTGGAAATGTTGGAGAACAATATGGCCGATAGGAAACAGAAGTCGGCAGTCCACGTTTTCGCTGAATCAGTGACCTTCGGCATTCTTACAGGCCATGGCATCCCGCATTTCACAGAGTATTTCCACTTTAAACTCCTATTTTATGCCAACAATGAGCTTCATATCTCGAACCTCGGGCTGCTCAGAGTGGCCGGTTACCTTCCGAGACGCAGCACTGCGACGCGGGAGGCACTCACCCTCACCCTTGGCCTTTTTATGGTCACAAAGCTCGGCTGGATGGTTGACCAAGAAAGTGACGGGGGCACACTTTTTACCGTAGTCCCTTCCTGGTCATCAAGCATCTTCTGCTGCTGCCTTATTCAAGTACAAAACAGCACACGCACGGCTTCGTCGAGCCTGTTTCTTGAAAATCAAGTAAATAAGGCACGCGCACGAAATGGTCCGGACATACTAGCTAATGCCGGGATATGCCAAAGAATTGCTGTAATCTATTTAATGGCCACAAAGCGAACGGCCCAGTGGAGCACTGAGAGTTGCCTTGAAAGCGTGTTTACACAGTCCAGCACCGAAAGCAGCTTTTTCTTCAGCTGGAAGACCTTACTGCTTGTCGAATCGTGGCGGCAGCATCATAACCTGAGCTTCCTGAAGCCCACGCCCGTGCTGGTCCACATGTGGATCGTACAGGGCGCATTCACAGCATCCGATGAATACTCTCTATTGCCCCTGTATAGTTGTGGCCAGCCGTCTGAATTCAACTACGACGACACACCGAGGCAAGTGACAGACGAAACTGCAAGGGGGCCCTTTTATGAGCCCCACCACTACCAGCAACATGCTTGTCGTGATACTTACGTCAGCGACTCCACCAAGGCCGGTACCACGAAATCACTCCCGGAGAGGTCCCTAACCATGAGTACAAGAAGTTGTTACTGGCGGTATGAAAACCTGCGAACTGAGCGTGAGGTGACACCCTACCGATGCTCTTTCCAGAGAGTGGAACCTTGCGGACGACAGGCTCTTCTTCTAGAGAACGGAGGCTTGCGGACGACAGGCTCTTCTTCCAGAGAGCGGAGCCTTGCGGACGACAGGTTCTTCCTCCAGAGAATGGAGCCTTGCGGACAACACGCTCTTCTTCCAGAGAACGGAGGCTTGCGGACGACAGACTCTTCTTTCAGAGAGCGCAGCCTTGGAGAGTACAGGCTCTTCTTCCAGAGAGCGGAGCCTTGCCGACGACAGGCTCTTCCAGAGAATAGAGCCTTGCGGATGATAGGCTCTTCTTCCAGAGAGCGGAGCCTTGCGGATGAAAGGCTCTTCCTGAGAGCGGAGCCTTGCGGTCGACAGGCTCTTCTTCCAAAGAATGGAGCCTTGCGGATGACAGGCTCTTCTTCCAGAGAGCAGAGCCTTGCGGATGACAGGCTCTTCCTGAGAGCGAGCCTTGCAGCCGACAGGCTCTTCCAGAGAATGGAGCCTTGCGGATGA